A DNA window from Rubripirellula tenax contains the following coding sequences:
- a CDS encoding ATP-grasp domain-containing protein has protein sequence MQAPEPPNLGSRTLESDIGIQPRTIIMVGASVRAAAQSARRAGFTVIGIDQFGDWDARNACDEFVDLEDREGVDAALSRHPDALVVPVGGISDLERWLDRHPQAARRWVISAETRQSIDDPLMLSSLAGRAGMSFPETLDASGRIIRTVSPQRWLSKPKHGSGGIGIRWHTGGTLPDRTDPQSRWLQHWIPGRSFGATLWIGPRRTVLLGVCRSMFHRMTTQSSAKNLFANNPFVYSGSFGPIDCQPSVVDPLLALSRHLSSECGYQGPCNVDFLIDPMGTLWLLEINPRWSGSTELVERRMIDDGVLGADDSLIQWWLDDTTAHVAVSPRRRKQGESDAYYKKVCFARRRLLFQRERIASVVDCNLQIADIPVDGSVVPRGTPICSVIAKGRPSDPDFYRRVRRAHHQLCCETRFPK, from the coding sequence ATGCAAGCACCTGAACCCCCAAACCTTGGTAGCCGAACGTTGGAATCGGACATCGGGATCCAGCCTCGGACGATTATCATGGTGGGCGCTTCGGTGCGTGCGGCTGCCCAATCGGCTCGGCGGGCAGGATTTACGGTGATTGGCATCGACCAATTTGGCGACTGGGACGCCAGAAACGCTTGCGACGAGTTTGTGGATCTGGAGGATCGTGAAGGCGTCGATGCCGCACTTTCGCGGCATCCGGACGCGTTGGTCGTCCCGGTGGGTGGCATTTCCGATCTCGAGCGGTGGTTGGATCGTCACCCGCAAGCCGCCCGGCGTTGGGTAATTTCGGCCGAAACCAGGCAATCGATCGACGATCCCCTGATGCTGTCGTCCTTGGCTGGACGGGCCGGGATGTCCTTTCCCGAGACTCTAGATGCGTCAGGTCGCATAATCCGCACCGTTTCACCGCAGCGATGGCTCAGCAAACCCAAGCATGGGTCCGGTGGAATCGGGATTCGTTGGCACACCGGGGGCACACTACCCGATCGGACCGATCCACAATCTCGTTGGTTACAGCATTGGATCCCCGGGCGGTCGTTCGGCGCAACGCTATGGATCGGTCCCCGACGGACGGTCTTGCTAGGCGTTTGTCGGTCGATGTTTCATCGCATGACGACCCAATCGTCCGCGAAGAATCTGTTTGCGAACAACCCATTCGTATACAGCGGTTCATTCGGGCCGATCGATTGCCAGCCAAGCGTGGTCGACCCGTTATTGGCATTGAGCCGCCATCTGTCCAGTGAATGTGGGTACCAAGGTCCGTGCAACGTCGATTTTTTGATCGATCCGATGGGGACACTGTGGCTTCTGGAAATCAATCCGCGATGGAGCGGATCGACCGAGTTAGTCGAACGCCGAATGATTGATGACGGTGTGCTCGGGGCGGACGATTCGTTGATCCAGTGGTGGCTCGACGATACGACTGCCCATGTCGCGGTTTCGCCACGCAGGCGTAAGCAAGGAGAGTCCGACGCCTACTACAAAAAGGTTTGCTTCGCCCGGCGGCGTTTGCTTTTTCAGCGGGAACGGATTGCTTCCGTGGTCGATTGCAATCTGCAAATCGCTGATATCCCGGTTGACGGTTCAGTCGTACCGCGCGGAACACCGATATGTTCGGTGATCGCAAAGGGCAGACCGTCAGACCCCGATTTCTATCGAAGGGTCCGACGGGCCCATCATCAATTATGTTGCGAGACGCGATTTCCAAAATGA
- the fae gene encoding formaldehyde-activating enzyme translates to MHLNVGEALVGDGNEVAHIDLMIGSKNGPVGTAFANALATQSEGHTNLMAVLAPNVAVKPSTVMVTKVTMKGMKQVVQMFGPAQAAVAKAVADSVAEGIIPKDQAEDLVCVCGVFIHPAADDDEKIYKYNYEAVKQSLANAMGCKPSVDEMIAQKDTAAHPFKGF, encoded by the coding sequence ATGCATTTGAATGTTGGTGAAGCACTTGTTGGCGATGGCAATGAAGTCGCTCACATTGACTTGATGATCGGCAGCAAGAACGGTCCCGTCGGAACCGCGTTCGCAAACGCATTGGCCACCCAAAGCGAAGGCCACACGAACTTGATGGCCGTTTTGGCTCCCAACGTTGCCGTCAAGCCTTCGACCGTCATGGTGACCAAGGTCACGATGAAGGGCATGAAGCAAGTCGTACAAATGTTCGGCCCTGCACAAGCAGCCGTCGCCAAAGCAGTCGCCGACTCGGTCGCCGAAGGCATCATCCCTAAGGATCAAGCCGAAGACTTGGTTTGCGTTTGCGGCGTGTTCATTCACCCAGCGGCCGACGACGATGAAAAGATCTACAAGTACAACTACGAAGCCGTCAAGCAATCACTTGCTAACGCAATGGGTTGCAAGCCAAGTGTTGACGAAATGATCGCCCAGAAAGACACTGCGGCGCACCCTTTCAAGGGCTTCTAG
- a CDS encoding NADP-dependent methylenetetrahydromethanopterin/methylenetetrahydrofolate dehydrogenase, protein MTKKILIQFDIDTQPSSFDSVVAIDAGVDHLLRYEGVQVTNATGLIHGAMFTRGGEDLKNTAIFIGGSDVSAAEKLLVACQKVFFGPVRVSLMLDANGCNTTASAAVVAASRHIDLAGAKAVVLGGTGPVGRRVAQLLASDGADVVVTSRTLSRAQSAADEIRGKVSSGTLSAGQAGTPSQTAEVLASAQIVIACGAAGVELVSENTMKSLSTLKVAIDLNAVPPAGIEGIGVSDKAKSYGSGVGYGAIGVGGLKMKTHRQAIASLFDSNDKVLDAAEIYAIAKSIG, encoded by the coding sequence ATGACCAAAAAGATCTTGATCCAATTCGACATCGACACCCAACCCAGCTCGTTTGACTCGGTCGTCGCAATCGACGCCGGCGTCGATCACTTGCTTCGCTACGAAGGCGTGCAGGTCACCAACGCCACCGGATTGATCCACGGCGCGATGTTCACTCGAGGTGGTGAAGATCTTAAGAACACGGCGATTTTCATCGGAGGCAGTGACGTGTCGGCCGCCGAAAAACTGCTCGTCGCTTGCCAGAAAGTTTTCTTTGGACCGGTGCGCGTTTCGTTGATGCTGGATGCCAACGGATGCAACACCACCGCTTCGGCAGCGGTCGTCGCGGCCAGCCGTCACATTGACCTAGCCGGCGCTAAAGCTGTCGTGCTGGGCGGTACCGGACCGGTCGGACGTCGTGTTGCCCAATTGCTGGCCAGCGACGGCGCCGATGTCGTCGTGACCAGCCGAACGCTGTCGCGGGCCCAATCGGCAGCCGACGAAATTCGCGGCAAAGTATCCTCGGGCACACTTTCCGCCGGACAAGCCGGCACACCCTCGCAAACCGCCGAAGTGCTGGCCAGCGCCCAGATCGTCATTGCCTGCGGTGCCGCCGGGGTTGAACTGGTTTCCGAGAACACGATGAAGTCATTGTCGACGCTGAAGGTGGCGATCGACTTGAATGCAGTCCCGCCCGCCGGCATCGAAGGCATCGGCGTATCGGACAAGGCAAAGTCCTATGGCAGCGGCGTCGGCTACGGAGCCATAGGCGTGGGCGGCTTGAAGATGAAAACTCACCGCCAAGCCATTGCATCGTTGTTCGACAGCAACGACAAGGTCCTCGACGCAGCCGAGATCTACGCAATCGCGAAATCGATTGGCTAA
- a CDS encoding carboxy terminal-processing peptidase: MDSRLRPNHFARRVTVLPLLAVATLVGMMQSPVAAQPAIAEAPVAAPLAVPSARDSVVARTIAKLMPENHISGQGLNDTISKRALQLFVDSLDPLKLYFYRSDIDEFAAQENFIDDMVRQGDLKLAYDIFGRFVQRVDEQVAVAQELLKSDFEFDSDESIVIDPDSIQYATNPDEARDRWRRQIKYSLLDLKDEEKTDEEAVEQLQRRYARYARRWKQTDSDDLLEMFLTAVTMGYDPHSTYMSPQTLEDFNIQMRLNLDGIGAQLSEKDGKTTVTRVIPGGAAAKHGKLQTDDVIVSVGQDDSGEMVDVVEMPLTDVVTLIRGRAGTTVRLGVKPGGVGVVEEYKVVRARIELEESAARGEIIEHDMGSKLKIGYINLPSFYLDMESARQDKQNFRSSTRDVRRILDDFNAKGVDGIVLDLSKNGGGSLTEAINLTGLFIDRGPVVQVKNSDGSVQQYADEEAGTAWDGPLVVLTSKFSASASEIFAGAIQDYRRGIVVGDPATHGKGTVQTLMDLGQQLFRNNRANFGALKVTLQQFYLPDGESTQRKGVLADVILPSITSKMDVSEGDLKFALEHDRVKQARHEVYNMKPADLIGMLRQRSMTRVGEDKEFGDLLRRIELYVAQKEQNTVSLEEDQFMARRKELDAQKEEEDETLETQLNPEEIYRDNFYNKEVLNVTHDYIDGLRKQNLAKAN, encoded by the coding sequence ATGGACAGTCGTCTGCGTCCGAACCATTTCGCCCGCCGTGTCACGGTGTTGCCTCTTTTGGCGGTCGCCACGCTCGTCGGCATGATGCAATCGCCGGTTGCGGCCCAGCCCGCCATTGCCGAAGCACCCGTCGCCGCGCCGCTTGCGGTTCCTTCGGCTCGCGACAGCGTCGTTGCCCGCACGATTGCCAAGCTGATGCCGGAAAACCACATTTCGGGACAAGGACTCAACGACACGATCAGTAAGCGAGCCCTGCAACTGTTTGTCGATTCGCTTGACCCATTGAAGCTGTACTTTTATCGCAGCGACATCGACGAATTCGCGGCTCAAGAAAATTTCATCGACGACATGGTTCGCCAAGGCGACTTGAAGTTGGCTTACGACATTTTCGGTCGCTTCGTCCAGCGAGTCGACGAACAGGTCGCTGTTGCTCAGGAATTGCTCAAGAGCGATTTCGAATTTGATTCCGACGAATCCATCGTCATTGATCCCGATTCCATCCAATATGCAACCAACCCCGACGAAGCACGTGATCGATGGCGCCGCCAAATCAAGTACTCGTTGTTGGATTTGAAGGACGAAGAAAAAACTGACGAAGAAGCCGTAGAGCAATTGCAACGTCGCTATGCACGTTACGCTCGGCGTTGGAAGCAAACCGACAGCGACGATTTGCTGGAAATGTTTCTGACCGCCGTGACGATGGGCTACGACCCGCACTCGACGTATATGTCGCCCCAGACGCTGGAGGACTTCAACATCCAAATGCGTTTGAACTTGGATGGCATCGGTGCCCAGTTGAGCGAAAAAGACGGCAAAACGACCGTGACTCGTGTGATTCCCGGCGGTGCAGCGGCCAAGCACGGCAAGTTGCAAACCGACGATGTGATCGTTTCGGTCGGCCAAGACGATAGCGGCGAAATGGTAGATGTGGTGGAAATGCCACTTACCGACGTGGTGACTTTGATCCGCGGTCGGGCCGGTACAACGGTCCGTTTGGGTGTCAAACCCGGCGGTGTCGGTGTGGTCGAGGAATATAAAGTCGTTCGCGCTCGCATCGAATTAGAAGAGTCCGCCGCTCGTGGCGAGATCATCGAACACGACATGGGTAGCAAGCTGAAAATCGGCTACATCAATTTGCCGAGCTTCTACCTGGACATGGAATCGGCGCGTCAGGACAAGCAGAACTTTCGCAGCAGCACACGTGACGTTCGCCGCATCTTGGATGACTTCAATGCCAAGGGCGTCGACGGAATCGTGTTGGACCTCAGCAAGAACGGCGGCGGAAGCCTGACCGAAGCGATCAACTTGACCGGATTGTTCATCGATCGTGGTCCGGTCGTACAGGTGAAAAATTCGGACGGCAGCGTCCAACAGTACGCCGACGAAGAAGCCGGCACCGCGTGGGACGGCCCGTTGGTCGTTTTGACCAGCAAGTTCAGCGCAAGTGCCAGCGAGATTTTTGCCGGTGCGATCCAAGATTATCGTCGCGGCATCGTGGTCGGTGATCCGGCGACTCACGGCAAGGGAACGGTCCAAACGTTGATGGATCTTGGACAACAGTTGTTCCGAAACAACCGAGCCAACTTCGGTGCGTTGAAGGTCACGTTGCAACAGTTCTATCTACCCGATGGCGAAAGCACCCAGCGGAAGGGCGTTTTGGCCGACGTGATTTTGCCCAGCATCACATCGAAGATGGATGTCAGCGAAGGTGACTTGAAGTTCGCGCTCGAGCACGACCGAGTCAAGCAGGCACGTCACGAGGTCTATAATATGAAGCCGGCGGACCTGATCGGGATGCTTCGCCAGCGTTCGATGACGCGTGTTGGGGAAGACAAAGAGTTTGGCGATTTGCTGCGTCGCATCGAACTTTATGTCGCGCAAAAAGAGCAGAACACGGTATCGCTTGAAGAGGATCAATTCATGGCTCGCCGCAAGGAACTTGATGCTCAAAAGGAAGAGGAAGACGAGACTCTCGAGACTCAACTGAATCCAGAGGAGATCTATCGTGATAACTTCTATAACAAAGAAGTGTTGAACGTGACGCACGACTACATTGACGGACTGCGAAAGCAAAACTTGGCGAAGGCCAACTGA
- a CDS encoding OsmC family protein, with amino-acid sequence MAVSIDIRYSGGLRCDAVHGPSGMKLHTDAPTDNGGQGASFSPTDLVATALGSCVMTILGLVAQRHDLDLTGTHVHVEKEMVADPIRRIGSLRTVVTVPGEVSIDVEMRKRLETAARQCPVHRSIHPDIDAPIDFVYG; translated from the coding sequence ATGGCAGTGTCCATCGACATTCGGTACTCCGGCGGCCTTCGCTGTGATGCCGTCCACGGCCCCAGTGGCATGAAACTGCACACCGACGCGCCGACTGACAATGGCGGCCAGGGTGCGTCGTTTTCGCCGACGGATTTGGTTGCGACGGCATTGGGATCATGCGTGATGACGATTTTGGGTTTGGTCGCCCAGCGACATGACCTGGATCTGACGGGGACCCACGTCCATGTCGAGAAAGAGATGGTGGCCGATCCCATTCGCCGGATCGGATCGCTGCGGACGGTCGTGACGGTTCCCGGCGAAGTCTCGATCGATGTCGAAATGCGGAAACGTTTGGAAACCGCGGCACGCCAATGCCCCGTTCATCGCAGTATTCACCCCGATATCGACGCCCCGATCGATTTCGTTTACGGCTGA
- the rlmN gene encoding 23S rRNA (adenine(2503)-C(2))-methyltransferase RlmN: MNLPVIDPSSSEQTSKAPPADPRRHLLDVSIDDLKQWLVEQGQPGFRAKQIVHWVFQRRARDFAQMSDLPKGLRETLDQSFRIWVTDEAHHVQSSDGTDKLLVRLPDGGEVECVLLRDAARRSICVSSQVGCAMGCVFCASGLDGVDRNLTTGEILEQMLRLQARLKEDERLSHIVMMGMGEPLANLDRVLGALDVARSKDGLAISPRRITISTVGLPPAIDRLARAAVPYNLAVSLHAPNDELRNQLVPVNRKIGVDAVLEAADRYFDSCGRRLTFEYVLLGGVNDSDDEARQLASLLRRRTAMLNVIPYNPVAGLPYKTPTKKAIENFRTILENGGVNVQFRQRKGGEIDAACGQLRRNRGSIALPSTQG, translated from the coding sequence GTGAATCTTCCTGTCATCGATCCATCGTCGTCTGAGCAAACCTCGAAGGCACCACCGGCCGATCCGAGACGCCACTTGCTGGACGTTTCGATCGACGATTTGAAACAGTGGTTGGTCGAACAGGGCCAGCCCGGGTTCCGCGCCAAGCAGATCGTTCATTGGGTTTTCCAGCGTCGGGCTCGCGATTTTGCCCAGATGAGCGATTTGCCAAAAGGACTTCGCGAAACGCTTGATCAGTCGTTTCGGATCTGGGTCACCGACGAGGCGCATCATGTTCAGTCGTCCGACGGTACGGACAAGTTGCTGGTGCGATTGCCCGACGGTGGCGAAGTCGAATGCGTGCTGTTGCGAGACGCGGCGAGACGCAGCATTTGTGTCAGCAGCCAAGTCGGTTGTGCGATGGGATGCGTGTTTTGCGCCAGCGGATTAGACGGCGTCGATCGCAATTTGACGACCGGCGAGATTCTGGAACAGATGCTTCGTTTGCAGGCCCGGCTCAAAGAGGACGAACGGCTCAGTCACATCGTCATGATGGGGATGGGGGAACCGTTGGCGAACTTGGACCGAGTCCTCGGGGCATTGGACGTCGCGCGCAGCAAAGACGGTTTGGCGATCAGCCCCCGTCGCATCACGATCAGCACCGTCGGCTTGCCGCCCGCGATCGATCGACTCGCCCGTGCCGCAGTACCGTACAATTTGGCGGTTTCGTTGCACGCGCCCAACGACGAACTGCGGAACCAACTGGTGCCCGTCAATCGCAAGATCGGCGTCGACGCTGTGTTGGAAGCCGCCGATCGCTACTTTGATTCGTGCGGACGCCGGTTAACGTTCGAATACGTGTTGTTGGGCGGTGTCAACGATTCCGATGACGAGGCACGCCAACTTGCATCGCTGCTGCGACGTCGCACGGCGATGCTGAACGTGATTCCCTACAACCCGGTCGCCGGTTTGCCGTATAAAACGCCGACGAAGAAAGCGATCGAGAACTTTCGCACGATTTTAGAAAACGGCGGCGTCAATGTTCAGTTTCGCCAACGCAAAGGTGGCGAGATCGATGCGGCGTGCGGCCAACTGCGTCGCAACCGAGGCTCCATCGCACTCCCATCCACTCAAGGCTAA
- a CDS encoding M20/M25/M40 family metallo-hydrolase — MAPRNEDDGNEKPSEPKIIIPEHPECNVPVKDNEAAQPHEVDAQAALDRFLAITQIPGKSGEEAAVATAIVQFLVDAGLDESQIRFDEANKRTKLPGDCGNLIVTLPGNGSGPRTMLSAHMDTVPICVGSQPVIDGDEVRSSVATGLGADDRGGCGAILTAIVERLRRGDSQFPPAVVTFLIQEEIGLHGAKNIDRDRVGNVDRAFNFDGGTVEKLTIGAIGGERMSIKLTGIPSHAGVAPEKGASAIVMAARAIADLDARGWLGKVVQDCGVGTSNVGVINGGEATNVITPEVTLRAEARSHDAEMRTRIVAEIRQAFERAAAEVKTDDGRSGRVDFDSNVDYDSFKLADDHPSIKAASHAIRVFGREPFAEVSNGGLDANWLFRHGIEAVTLGCGQRNIHTADETLVITDYLDACRIATWLITDGAAG, encoded by the coding sequence ATGGCGCCGAGAAACGAGGATGATGGAAACGAGAAGCCCAGCGAACCGAAAATCATCATCCCCGAACACCCCGAGTGTAACGTGCCCGTGAAAGATAACGAAGCTGCCCAGCCGCACGAAGTCGACGCCCAAGCTGCTCTCGACCGATTCTTGGCGATCACCCAAATCCCCGGAAAGAGCGGGGAGGAGGCCGCTGTGGCCACCGCCATCGTGCAATTTTTGGTGGATGCAGGGCTGGACGAGTCGCAAATCCGATTCGACGAAGCCAACAAGCGGACGAAATTGCCCGGCGACTGCGGCAACTTGATCGTCACCCTACCCGGCAACGGCTCGGGTCCACGAACCATGTTGTCGGCCCACATGGATACGGTCCCGATCTGTGTCGGCAGCCAACCGGTCATCGATGGCGACGAAGTCCGCAGCAGCGTCGCCACGGGATTGGGAGCGGACGACCGCGGCGGATGCGGCGCCATCCTGACCGCGATCGTCGAACGACTCCGCCGCGGCGACTCGCAATTCCCACCGGCGGTGGTCACGTTTTTGATCCAGGAAGAAATCGGGCTGCACGGCGCAAAGAACATCGACCGCGACAGGGTCGGCAACGTCGACCGCGCGTTCAACTTCGACGGCGGCACGGTCGAGAAACTGACCATCGGCGCGATCGGCGGCGAGCGAATGTCGATCAAGTTGACGGGCATTCCCTCGCACGCCGGTGTCGCACCCGAAAAAGGTGCCAGCGCGATCGTTATGGCCGCCCGCGCAATCGCCGACCTGGACGCTCGCGGCTGGCTGGGCAAAGTCGTCCAAGACTGCGGCGTCGGGACATCCAACGTCGGCGTCATCAACGGCGGTGAAGCCACCAACGTGATCACGCCAGAAGTAACGCTGCGCGCCGAAGCTCGCAGCCACGACGCCGAAATGCGGACGCGTATCGTGGCTGAAATCCGACAAGCCTTCGAGCGAGCCGCCGCCGAGGTAAAAACCGACGACGGCCGATCGGGCCGCGTCGATTTTGATTCCAATGTCGACTACGACTCGTTCAAACTTGCCGACGATCATCCGTCGATCAAAGCAGCAAGCCATGCAATCCGTGTGTTCGGACGCGAACCGTTCGCCGAAGTTTCCAACGGCGGCTTGGATGCGAACTGGTTGTTCCGACACGGTATCGAAGCGGTCACTTTGGGATGCGGCCAACGCAACATTCACACAGCCGACGAAACGCTAGTCATCACGGACTATCTTGACGCTTGTCGCATCGCGACATGGTTGATCACCGACGGAGCAGCGGGATGA
- a CDS encoding (2Fe-2S)-binding protein: protein MTHDDQELCLCFHVTRRKVIQYIRVNRPTVTSQLSECYGAGTGCGWCRPFLERLMQQTDPESVPLPDAETYAKDRAVYRETR from the coding sequence ATGACCCACGACGATCAAGAACTGTGCTTGTGCTTTCACGTCACCCGACGAAAAGTCATCCAGTACATTCGCGTCAACCGTCCCACCGTCACTAGCCAACTGTCGGAGTGTTACGGCGCCGGCACCGGATGCGGCTGGTGTCGTCCGTTCTTGGAACGCTTGATGCAGCAGACCGATCCGGAATCCGTGCCACTTCCCGACGCGGAGACTTACGCAAAGGACCGCGCCGTGTATCGAGAGACGCGTTAA
- a CDS encoding methyl-accepting chemotaxis protein, which translates to MSATQLSSPAPRPSLKTNNNIKQTHDRPFAESDEMSVGDGGSDDVLGLVRQLNLTMDSAIDEINEINSRTKLLALNARIEAARAGSYGAAFGVVAAEMQKLASNTTDAANQMASRTQRTIQLLLDLIGTSVRGNRLSDMALVNIDLIDRNLYERSCDVRWWATDSSVVDALSEKTAAATEHACGRLGTILNSYTVYWDLVLADTKGKVIANGRPDRYRSIDRDVSRAVWFDRAMTTRSGEDFAFETAHKSSLVNDEASLIYSAAVRQGGRVDGSILGVLGIIFNWDALAQSVIENTPLREGEKETTRVMIVDEAGRVLADSGGQAMNESVPSSWMELVKKHKRFSTISIDGIPFCLGFAHAPGYETYTTGWNSLIMQSIGKA; encoded by the coding sequence ATGTCCGCGACTCAATTGAGCAGCCCCGCCCCGCGTCCTTCACTCAAAACCAACAACAACATCAAACAAACCCATGACCGTCCGTTTGCCGAAAGCGATGAAATGTCCGTCGGCGATGGAGGTAGTGACGACGTATTGGGATTGGTTCGGCAACTGAATCTGACGATGGATTCTGCAATCGATGAAATCAACGAGATCAACTCTCGAACCAAACTTTTGGCGCTCAACGCGAGGATCGAAGCGGCGCGAGCGGGAAGTTATGGAGCCGCTTTCGGCGTCGTTGCCGCTGAGATGCAAAAACTGGCGAGCAATACCACCGACGCTGCCAACCAGATGGCCAGTCGGACGCAGCGAACGATCCAGTTGCTATTGGATTTGATTGGCACCAGCGTCCGCGGCAACCGGCTCAGCGATATGGCGCTTGTGAACATCGATCTGATTGACCGTAATCTGTATGAGCGCAGTTGCGATGTGCGTTGGTGGGCGACCGATTCGAGTGTCGTCGACGCACTTTCGGAAAAGACCGCTGCAGCGACCGAACACGCCTGCGGACGGCTAGGAACGATCTTGAACTCCTACACCGTCTATTGGGACTTGGTTTTGGCAGACACCAAAGGGAAAGTAATCGCGAACGGTCGTCCCGATCGGTATCGATCGATTGACCGAGATGTATCGCGAGCGGTCTGGTTCGACAGAGCCATGACGACGCGCAGTGGCGAGGATTTTGCATTCGAAACGGCACATAAAAGCTCGCTGGTCAATGACGAAGCGTCACTGATTTATTCCGCAGCGGTTCGTCAGGGTGGTCGCGTCGACGGCAGCATCCTGGGTGTGCTGGGAATCATTTTTAACTGGGACGCGTTGGCCCAATCGGTGATCGAGAACACGCCGCTTCGCGAGGGCGAGAAAGAGACCACTCGCGTGATGATCGTCGATGAAGCCGGTCGTGTCCTCGCCGATTCAGGCGGTCAAGCAATGAATGAATCGGTGCCGTCCTCGTGGATGGAATTGGTGAAGAAACACAAACGCTTCTCCACGATTTCGATCGACGGAATACCCTTCTGCCTCGGATTCGCGCACGCTCCGGGTTACGAAACCTACACCACCGGTTGGAACTCCTTGATCATGCAGAGTATCGGCAAAGCGTAG